The DNA window CATTTCAAACCAAGTGGCTCGAGGGCATGGGTGACACGTGGCCATACCTCGTGACTTGCACAGGTAGTCGACACCGAAAGGGTAGCTGGCCGGAAAACTTGCACTGCCTTCCTCAAAGTCCCGACAAGATGttcaatatcatcatcatcgaaGATGGAGCCCACACACTCAAAGCTTGCATAGCTAAAGCCATCTTCTGGGGTGACATGGATGGTAGAGTAGCGATCATTATGAATCCCATTCATGGAGTATCCACAAGGGTCAAACGCAAAATCACAAATCATTGCTCTTGGATTGATATCACCTATGCCAGTAATTTTTGTCATTTCTTTGCCAGCTATGTCACCACTTTTGTTGCCCCCACCAGGAGGTAGAAAAAATTTACGAGCCAAAACACGGTCAAGATCAGTCATGCATACCTCAACAGTGTAAATATCATGATCGTTGGGGATTATGTGAGATTCATCACTAGCAGTGAAGACATGCCAGGCATTAGTGGTGGTTTTAGAAGGCATGACAGAGGCTTTTCTATAGCAAAGATTGTTAGGGAGGGTGTCTTCAAGGCAGATAACCTCTTCTTTGAAGCTGGTGTGAGGGGAAGGTTGTGCTTTAGGGAAGATAAACGTACCTCTTGTGTACCTAC is part of the Populus alba chromosome 10, ASM523922v2, whole genome shotgun sequence genome and encodes:
- the LOC118034494 gene encoding S-adenosylmethionine decarboxylase proenzyme 4, which codes for MAMSGFEGYEKRLELHFFGDDPAMLGNNLGLRLLDFESLEQVLNAVQCTVVSAVANRYFDAYVLSESSLFVYPTKIIIKTCGTTQLLKSIRPLIHYACNLGLSLCSCRYTRGTFIFPKAQPSPHTSFKEEVICLEDTLPNNLCYRKASVMPSKTTTNAWHVFTASDESHIIPNDHDIYTVEVCMTDLDRVLARKFFLPPGGGNKSGDIAGKEMTKITGIGDINPRAMICDFAFDPCGYSMNGIHNDRYSTIHVTPEDGFSYASFECVGSIFDDDDIEHLVGTLRKAVQVFRPATLSVSTTCASHEVWPRVTHALEPLGLKCRSCAADEFPAAGSIVFQTFTARRK